One window from the genome of Mauremys mutica isolate MM-2020 ecotype Southern chromosome 4, ASM2049712v1, whole genome shotgun sequence encodes:
- the CLCF1 gene encoding cardiotrophin-like cytokine factor 1 isoform X3 has translation MLYVSGEISGDSWGIFAFLCAALWNLPAIPALNSTDEVGAGQSIQKTYDLTRYLEHQLRTLAGTYLNYLGPPFNEPDFNPPRMTRAEMVPSATVDFELWRSLNDNARLAANYRAYTHLLCYLRSMDGQVAKAELRKNLGHFCTSLQGLVVSIASVMSSLGYPLPSPLGSANPTWAQGPGATSPHNDFLKKMDDFWLLKELQTWLWRSAKDFNRLKKKVPPAALMLRLEMRGF, from the exons GAGATTCTTGGGGGATCTTTGCCTTCCTGTGTGCCGCACTCTGGAACCTGCCTGCGATCCCCGCCCTGAACAGCACAGACGAGGTGGGCGCCGGCCAGTCCATCCAGAAGACCTACGACCTCACCAGGTATCTGGAACACCAGCTGCGCACACTCGCCGGCACCTAT CTGAATTACCTTGGCCCACCCTTCAATGAGCCAGACTTCAACCCTCCCCGGATGACAAGGGCTGAGATGGTGCCCAGTGCCACTGTGGACTTTGAGTTGTGGCGCAGCCTGAATGACAATGCCCGGCTGGCAGCCAATTACCGGGCCTACACGCACCTGCTGTGCTACCTGCGCAGCATGGATGGGCAGGTGGCCAAGGCTGAGCTGCGCAAGAACCTGGGCCACTTCTGCACCAGCCTGCAGGGCCTGGTGGTGAGCATTGCCAGCGTCATGTCCTCGCTGGGCTACCCGCTGCCCAGCCCGCTGGGCAGTGCCAACCCCACCTGGGCCCAGGGGCCAGGCGCCACGAGCCCCCACAATGACTTCCTCAAGAAGATGGATGACTTCTGGCTGCTCAAGGAGCTGCAGACCTGGCTGTGGCGCTCCGCCAAGGACTTCAACCGCCTCAAGAAGAAGGtgccgcctgctgccctcatgCTGCGCCTCGAGATGCGGGGTTTctga